The window CCGTCACAGCGATGCTTAAGTTGCCGGCAGCAGACAATGTGCCCGCACAGAATGGCTTCTATATTTATCTGCCGATTTACAAAGATGGCAGCCCGCACGACACGCAAGAGACACGGCGCGCTAATTTATTGGGCTGGGTGTTCGCCCCTTTTCGTGTTGCCGAAGTCATGGCCAGTTTGTATGGCGAAAATCCGCGTGCAACCGATATATGTATTTACGATGGGGTTGAGCCGACTGTCGCCAATTTGATGTATGACTCTGCCACTCTGCGTCGTGATGCCAGCGTAACTAAGCCAGCACGACTAGATCTGAACAAGGTGATTAAGCCCCAGTTGCTGCAAGCGACTGAGTATGTCAGCAACGGTGGTCGCTCCTGGACGATTGTGATGACCAGCTCATCGGGGGTGGAAAAAGCAATTGGTAACGATAAATCGACCTTGATCGCAGCCAGCGGTATTTTGCTTAGTGCGTTGTTGTCCGTGCTGGCCTGGGTGTTGTTGTCCGGACGTGAACGGGCGTTGACACTAGCGCGAGAAATGACCAAAGAGCTGCGCGAAAGCGAAGCACGTTTCCGGTATCTGGCGCAGTACGACGAGCTGTCTGGTTTGCCAAATCGTGCGATGTTCAAGGATCGTCTGAGGCATGCGATTGTGCAGGCAAAACGTGACAAAAGTTTACTAGCACTGATGTATCTGGATCTGGATAAATTTAAACCCATCAATGACAATCTCGGCCATCACGTCGGGGATATGTTATTGCGTGCGGTAGCAGAGAGAATGCAGCAATGTGTACGCGAGTCAGATACCGTTGCCAGAATGGGCGGTGACGAGTTCATGATTCTGTTACCTGTGATTGAGCTAGAGCAGGACGCCTTACTCGTCGCAGAAAAAATCCGTGCCACTATCAGCGAACCATTTGAAGTCTCGGGCGGCCACATCTTGCAAGTCTCTTGCAGCATCGGCATCGCATTGTATCCGCAACATGGCAATGATGAAATTGAGTTGTCGAAGAATGCCGACAATGCAATGTACCGTGCCAAGGAATTAGGGCGTGATCGGGTTAAAGTTTTTGACCCGGCTTGACACCTCTTTGCTAGTTGGTATTCCCCAAAGCGATTCGCAAACGTTGTACTAATTCCAGCAAGCGCGGTCTGACTTCGTTCAGCAAAAAATCGGGCGATAAGCTAAACGCCGGACCGCCACAATTGACCGACACAGGCGCCATGCCATTGCCGGGATAAAACGCTACCGCAATCGCGTTCACATCTTTTTGCCAGCTACCAAAGGAGGTGCAACAAGTGAGTTGGTCGTACTCGTCCAGCGATTGTTGTATGCCTTCTTGCACCGCAGGCCATTGCGCCTCGTCGGCCTGGCGTATCAATTCTAAAATCTCATGTCGCTCATCGGCCTTGACTGCGGCCAGATATGCCCGCCCCATTGCGGTACTTGCTAGTGGAATCCGCGAGCCTATATCTAGGCTCAAGGTCAATGCAGTCTGGCTGCGGCAATTCTCGACATAAATCATGCTAAGCCGGTCGCGCATACCCAGCGACACCATGCCTTGCGAAAAATCTGCCAGCTCCTGCATCAGCGGTCGCGCCAGTTGCCTCACGTCTAGTCGCGCCAGCATCGCGCTGCCCAGCGCCAGTGTGGCCGAACCCAAGCGGTATTTGCCCATGCTTGCGACGTAATCCAGATGCCCGGTTTTGGTCAGTGTGTAAGTCAGGCGCGACACCGTCGATTTAGGTAACTTGCAGCGTTCTGCCAACTCCTGATTTCCCAGCGCCTTATCCCCGGATCTAAAGCAAGCCAGTAGCTCCAGTCCACGTGCTAAAGCGGTGACAAAATGACGATCTTCTTTGGCTTGGGTGCTTGCTGCACTGAGGGATTTTTGGTCTGGCTTGATCAGATTTTGCATGCGTCTTGACAGGTGATGTGGGAGGAAATACAGTGAATTATATTTGCGGAACTTAATTCTGCATAGCGGAATTGTCGTTGTTGATAGATGCAGACAAGACAAAGTGATTAGAACGAATTGATTAGAACGAATTGATCAGACAGAGTTGATGAGGCCAAGCGCTCAGGCTACGCGATCAAACCAAATAACAGGATTCTTATGAATGAAAACAAACAAGCCGCTGGCGCACCCAGTACGCGCCCCGCGTTTAATTCCGGTGATCTGATTGTCGGCGTCATCGGCTGTGGAGTGATGGGGCGAGGCATCGCGCAAATCGCTGCGCTCGCTGGCACACAAGTCAAGCTGGTAGATAGTCGCGCCGGTGCAGCTGAGGCCGCACGTCAAGAGTTGATCGTCACTTTTAGCAAGCTGGTAGAAAAAGGTCGTCTGACGCAAGCCGCCGCGGATGCAGCCGAGCAGTGTTTGCACGCCTGCAATCAGTTGCCCGATCTTGCTGATGCGCACATGATAGTTGAAGCGATTGTGGAAGATTTGACGGCCAAGAAAACGCTCTTCCACCAACTTGAATCCATCATCAGCCCGACCACGATTTTGGCGACCAATACATCCTCCTTATCGGTAACGGCCATCGCTGCGGGTTTGCAATTTCCGCAACGGGTTGCTGGCTTCCATTTCTTTAATCCGGTACCGCTGATGAAGATCGTCGAAGCCATTGGTGGCTTTTTGACTGATCCAACTATCGTCGACTATCTGATCGCTCTCGGCACACATTGGGGACATGCCACAGTACGCGCCAAAGATACGCCTGGCTTTATCGTCAATCATGCAGGTCGTGGTTATGGCACGGAAGGTCTGCGGATTTTGGCGGAAAATACGACGGATATTCCGACGCTGGATCAAATTTTGCGGGACTGTGCGGGCTTCAAATTAGGCCCGTGTGAACTGATGGATTTGACCGGGCTGGATGTCTCACATCCGGTGATGGAATCAATTTATCAGCAATATTATGAAGAGCCACGATTCCGGCCGCAAGGATTGACGCGTCAGATGTTGACTGCTGGTGTGATCGGTAAAAAAGTCGGGCAGGGCTTCTATCAATACGATAATGCCGGTAAAAAAATCAGTGTTGATAGCGCAAAGCAATCAAGCCTTTTGCCATCATCGATCTGGATTAGTCCGGCAGATAAAGCGACCAGCGCAGAAATACGCACGCTGATTATCCAACTGGCGACACAAGCAGGCGTAGCAATCGAGCTCCATGATAGACCGAGTACCACGGCCTTATGTATTGTCACGCCCTTGGGTGAAGATGCCAGTACCTGTTGTGCCGATCACGCATTGGATGCTAGCCGCACTGTGGCGGTCGAAAGTTTGTTCGACTTCAGCAAGCGCCGCGTCGTGATGACAACGCCTGCGACAACACCTAGTTACCGCGCCATGGCGTGTGGTTTACTCGGCGCAGATGGCGCTGCTGTCAGCGTGATCCGCGACAGCGCTGGTCTGGTCGCGCAACGAGTAGTAGCGCACATCATTAATATCGCCAGTGATATTGCGCAACAAGCGATCGCCAGTCCGACCGACATTGATCGCGCCGTCAAATTGGGATTGGGTTATCCGCATGGTCCGTTGGCTTGGGGTGATGTCATCGGTGCCAAGACCGTGTTGACGATACTCGACAATTTGCTCAAACAGACAGGCGATCCGCGTTACCGCGCCAGCCCTTGGCTGAAACGCCGGGCGCACTTGGGACTGTCTTTGCATCATGAGGAGGCTTGAGTTTGTTAGCGTTTAGCGCAATCCAAGCGGGTATAAATAGCGAATGCAGTATTGAGCAGATGCCAGGCGACAAGCCTAATTAATCAACGTTAATGGATATACTCCCATTAAAATTTTATAAATATGGTTGATTGTCCAGACTTTATATGGACGATTAAAATATACCCAGTCAGAGTATATAAATAACACTAAGAGCGAGACAACGATGAATCTTCATTTCACCCCAGAAGAACAGGCATTCCGGCATGAGGTAAAACAGTTTATTGCCGCGTCCTTGCCTGCCGATATTCAACACAAAGTCCACAACGGCCTCATCTTGGAGCGCGACGATTATGTGCGCTGGCAGCAGGCTTTGCATGCGCGTGGCTGGGGCGGATCATCCTGGGCAAAAGAGTTTGGTGGGACTGGCTGGTCGGCGGTACAAAAGTATATTTTTGAAGAAGAATGTGCCGCCGCCGGTGCGCCACGCATCGTGCCCTTTGGTGTGAAAATGGTCGCGCCGGTGATCATGGCGTTTGGTTCGCCCGCACAGCAACAACGGTTTTTGCCCGGCATTTTATCGGGTGAAGAATGGTGGTGCCAGGGTTATTCCGAACCGGGCTCTGGTTCGGATCTGGCTTCAGTCAAAACATCGGCACAACGGGAGGGCGATCACTACCTGGTCAACGGTCAAAAGACCTGGACTACCCAAGCCCAATATGCCGACTGGATATTTTGCCTGGTGCGCACTGATAATGAAGTCAAACCGCAGCGTGGCATTTCATTTTTGCTGATCGACATGAAGTCCCCCGGCATTACCGTGCGTCCCATCATCACCATGGATGGCGCGCATGAGGTCAACGAAGTCTGGTTCGACAATGTGAAGGTACCGGCAGAGAATCTGGTCGGGGAAGAAAATGCTGGCTGGACTTATGCCAAATTTTTGCTCGGCCATGAGCGCACCAACATCGCCGGTATCGGGATCGCCAAGCGTGAGTTAGCGCGGCTTAAACGTATCGCCAGTCAAGAGACCAAAAACGGAAAGCCATTGATTGAAGACCCGCATTTTTCTCTCCGTATCGCGCAAATCCAAATCGACTTAAACGCACTAGAAATCACTAACCTGCGGGTATTGTCAGCAGAAGAACAACGCCGCACACCGGGGCCCGAAGCCTCTATCCTAAAAATTAAAGGGACAGAAATCCAGCAGGCGATTACCGAGCTGATGACCCAGGCAGTAGGTACTTATGCCTTACCATTACGCCGCGAGGCAATGGCGGCTGGTTATGACGGCGAACACGCAGGACCAGCTTATGCCAGTTCACTCGCCGCCAATTATCTGAATATGCGCAAGTTATCGATCTACGGTGGCTCTAACGAGATTCAGAAAAACATTATTGCGCAGATGATCTTGGGTTTGTAGGACGTCCAACTATCTCAACGAATTTGATCACCGATATCCGAGCACGTCTGATCCATCGCAGCAGAGAATTGTTGGTAGACCTTGGATGCTTCAGCTTCGTTTAGCGTTATCACAAAAAGCAAAATCATCAGGAGTAAAAAATGGACTTCATTTTTACCGAAGAACAAACCATGTTGCAAGACGCAACGCGTCGTTTTATCGCCAACGAAGCTAGTTTTGATATCCGCCGCAAGACGTTAGAAAAGCCTAGTCATGGCTTCAATCCCGCGATCTGGCAAGGCTTTGCCGACCTCGGTTTGTTAGCCTTGCATATGCCAGAAGCGGAGGGTGGCCTGGATGGCACGGCAACAGACACTTTGCTCGTCATGTCCGCAATCGGCGAGGGATTAGTGTTGGAACCTTATCTTGCCAGTGCCGTCCTAGCGAGCAAAGCCATCGCCGCTATGGGCAATGCGCAGCAGCGCGCCAACTACCTGCCGCAACTCGCCAGTGGCGCGATCACAGCCGTGCTGGCGCATGACGAGGTCAGCACACGTTTCGATCGCCTCAACGTCCAGACTAGGGCTACACCTGTGGCTGGCGGCTATTTATTGAACGGTCATAAAAGTGTCATTCCTCACGGCGGGTCCGCCGATATTTTATTGGTCACAGCACGTTTGCCTGACCAGCAATTAGCTGTCTTCATTATCCCTAAAGACGCAGCGGGTTTACGCGTATTGTCATATGCTACGGTCGACGGTGTCGCTGCCGCCGAGCTGGAATTGGATCAAGTCAGTGTTAGCGCTTCGGTGATGTTAGACGCTGCCAGCGATACAGAAGTCGCCATTGGCAACTTACTCGATATTGGTCTCGCTGCGGTTTGTGCAGAAGCCATCGGCGTCCTCGACAAGCTGCTGGCAGCGACCATCGACTATGCAAAAAATCGCAAGCAATTCGGCATCGTCATCGGTAAATTCCAGGCGCTACAACATAAAATGGCCGACATGGTGCTGCACATAGAACAAGCCCGGTCGATGGTGTATCTGGCCGCAGTCAGTTGCGAAGACCCGGATTTAAAAAGCCGCAGCATAGCGCTGTCCTCAGCCAAAGTCGTGATCGGACAAGCCTGCCGTTTTGTCGGCCAGCAAGCGGTGCAACTACACGGTGGTATGGGAGTGACAGATGAACTCAATGTCAGTCATTACTTTAAGCGGTTGATGGCGATCGAGTTGCAGTTTGGGAGTACTGATCATCATTTGGAAATGGTGGCTAGGAGTTTGACGGAGAGTTTGACTTAAGCAATGGCAGCGATGAACAGTTGCCATTCTGCAGCAGGAAAAATCTACAATCTCAAGAAGTGGCACTGACAAGAGATTTGATATTGACATGCTGGGCAACATCTTTTGCGTTCCACTCATGTTAATAAATCGGATGTGCATCGTTTGCCGGAGTAACTGTATATTGATCATTGAGTATTCATCAAATTTGGAAACGAAGAATTGATCAAATAAACACAATGCATAACAGTTTAGATATTAAACCTATATTTTTTACCTCATTAGACGAACGTCTATAAATATCATTTAACGATAGTATGGTGTTCTTAGCAGGCGTCAAATATTGCTAAAAAAGCAATATTATTTGATGTGACAAACTAAAAAAATTTCACCAAAAAGTGTTTTAGTTACAAGCCGTTATGATGATCGATGCATACAAAGCAATCGCACAAAGTTTAAAATTAAGATGCGGCCTAAGCAATTGGTGACATCAGTCCTATGTAAATTCGATTTTTAAGTAACTTAATATTGACAATAGATTGGGCATAAGTTCATCTTGAACATCTTAGAATCAGCCCTCACTCAGACAGTCAAACGACTTAATCGCGATCAATTATGCGTCTCTAGCCAACCTAAAACGCCCCTATGGACCGGAAAACTACCGACACTATTCATAAGTGTTTCTGCATCGACCCAGGCCTCGTCTCCGAATTCTTTATCCCAGTCTCCACACCATGAGTTTTGCACCCGTACTATATTTCGACATACTTTTTTTTCACCATCTTTGCAAACTTCTTTGAAACCTGTAAGAACAACGGTGTGGTAGCTTTCTTTAAGGCATGAACCATCAGGTAGCACAACAGTACAAATTTCATTTAAAAGAACTGGGATATCTTTTGCTAAAATTTCTTTTGCTTTACCAACAAGATCAATTTTTTTTATTCTACTTTGCTCTTCAGAACTATTTGGGAAGCGACCAACATAAGGCTTCGGTATAATGTTAAGGTCGTTACAGGTAGCATCGCCAAATAAAACTTTATAGACAAACTCATCAAAGGTTTTCTTTTGCATCGCAGATCTAAGACCTTCGGATGTAAGACTTATTCCAAAACTTTCTTCAATACCTTGTAATATACAGGATTCGCAGGCTTCTGTTTCACCTTTAGCTTTGTTACTAGCATACAAATTTTCTAATTCGGCCAACTTTTTAACTAACGACTCATTCGTCTTATATTTATTAGCCAGCTTGTCTAATGGATAGCAAGCTTCAGATTTGAATTTAAAAGCAGCAGCTGCATTTCCAAGAGCAATTGTTGAAGCAGAACCACCTCCTAGATTCACATTCGTGTAGCTGTTAGGTAAATTATCAGGTCTAGTTGGCGAATTTTTTTTATTCCAGCTCATTACACTTATTGACGAAACTTCTTTATCCAGCGTTAAAGAGGCAGCACAGTTAGGTATATTATTAGCTTTGCAGTTATAAGCATCTATTACAAAAGCACCACTAGCCCCCCGCATGCTGGCACCTCTCCTTGGCATCTTTTTCTAGGCAAATTTTCAATTGTTTTTGAATATTTTATGTATGAATATTCGGCGCTGACCTTTGTAAAAGCCTTCGGTAACGTTATAGCATTAACATTACTGGCAATAGACCAAAGGAAAATAATAGAAAGATAGTTAAAAATTCTCATATTGTATTGAGATACCTTTATTCAGATAAATAATGAATATTCGACCACAGCCCAGCATACTGCTTTCGTAATGTACTTATTTTCAGCTTTTACTTTTTTAAATCCAAATACATTAGCCAGTAAAAACTTGAACGTAACTCTAGATCTTGATCGCGATTTCAATAATTTTAGAGCATTTAAACTGAAAAATTACTACTTTGATTCGAAAAAATAAGCTCGATCAACAACTTATGTTATTGAAAGGCGTCTGAACTTTCTAAGCAACCCAAAACAGCTTTCAGGCTCCCTTTGAATAGTAAATTAAGGGTCGTATAAAAAATTATTTTATTTTCGTTGCTGCTTCAAAATCAAAAAGACGAAATTTGCGTTTTACTCAAAGCCTTTTTCAAAAGCACTATAGCGTAAAGAAAGTATGGCATGTCCGCTGTTCTCAACGTCATTAGACAAAATTTATACAGCATCCCTTTCATGAAAATTTGCTGAGTCTGTAGTTGAAAAGATGTTTGGCATACAGCGCTGTAAAAAAATCGCCAGCGATACATTAGCCGACTTAAAACAGGCTGTAAGACTGGTACAAAAATTAGGTATTTCTCAAATATCTCATCGTAAATCCGCACTTTATGAAGCAAATTTTTCTGGACATTGCTTTCCTTACTACCAGTCTTCCATCCTATGCCCGTGATGTGAGTAGTAGCGACAGGCAGGTGATTTTGGATGCCGCTCGTTCTGTTGCAAGCACCAAGGCGGGTCAACCAGTGCGCTTAAAGGCGAGTAAACTCAATGTGGATCGAAATTGGGCAGTCTTGGTCGGGAATATTGTTCCCGTCGACGGTAAAGGCTTAGATTGGGATTTGACGTATGGTGAGTGCAACCCCCATTTAGACAAAATGTTATGGGTGGTACTGAACCAAAAACACAAGCGATGGACAGTTAAATACATCGAGATTTGTGCAGCCGAGCCACCTTATTGGAGCATGGAACAATACGGTGGTTTAGTCTGGCCGTGTGGTGTTTACAAAGGGCTGGAGGATGGTAGTGGCGAGACGCTGGATGTTCAGTGCCGCAAACAGATTAATGCTAGGCACTAACTGCCGTTTGGCGAGTAGTCAATTGGCGGCGTTGTCATCAGGGGGCGGGTAACCCCGCCCTGAGAGCGGAGTCACAAATTATTTAGTAACAGTAGCAGTAGTTGCTTGAGCTGGAGTCTGACTAGCTGATGCTGTTGGCGCAACTGGAGCTGTCGTTGCCGCAGGTGTTTGGACGCCGACTACTTCACCGATTTTGCGCAATATTATCGTTACAGATGATGGGTAATCAAAGCCTGCGCCTGTGTTTCTATCCACGATGTAACCAATTCCACCACCGAGCAAGATATTGCCCCAGACCGCGCCGTTAGATTTTGATACTAGCGCTGTGTTACCAGCTAAGTCGTCTTTTTTGCAGTCAATTGCCAAATCACCTGTGCTTTTATGCACGACAACACTGGCTGGTGATGTGACGAACCAAGAGCCTGCATCGTTTTTCAAAGTACAACCGATGCCAGCTACTTCTTTATTATCTTGGACGGTAATGACAGAAACTGGTTGCAGTTTTTCACCGGAAACAGATGCGCAGCCAGTCAGGACTAAAGCGGAGGTAATCACCAATAATTTGAACATGAAATCTTTCTTTTAGTTATTAGTAACGAATTGTTACCGTGCAGATAATAAATGAGATTATTTCCTGAGAAAATGGCATAGAAGAAATAGCCTAAATTTTGCGCTCTGTTCTTTCATTTTTGAGGCAAAAGTGTCGTATTTTGAGCTTTAAGATGAGTGATACGGATAGGATGCAACTACTTGTTTGCCTGTTTAGAAACTCATTTGCGGCCCAACAAAATACCCTACAATAACGGCTCGATCTCATTGCTAGGAAACCTCATGGCCGTTAATTCTCCCATCCCTGTCGCCGCTGATTTAAAACCTGTTGCGGGTATCCAGCTTGGCTATGCCGAGGCAGGTATTAAAAAACCGAATCGTAAAGACATTGTGGTGATGGTACTGGCACCTTCTGCCACCGTCTCTGGTGTGTTTACCACAAATCGTTTTTGTGCTGCGCCGGTCCAAGTATGTAAGGCGCATCTGGAAGGTCTGCACATCACGGCCGGTCCCATCCGTGCGTTGGTGGTAAATACGGGTAATGCCAATGCCGGGACGGGTGATGCTGGTCTGGCTGCGGCTAATGCCACTTGTGCCGCGCTGGCGGAACTGATGCAGTGCGAGGCATCACAGATTTTGCCGTTTTCAACGGGGGTGATTCTGGAGCCGTTGCCGGTAGATAAATTAATTGCCGGCTTGCCGCAAGCACTTGCTAATCTGAAAGAAGACAACTGGTTTCTGGCCGCAGAAGCGATCATGACGACCGACACTCAGCCAAAAGCTGCATCCGCTACGGTGGTAATTAATGGTCAGACTGTGACCATGACGGGCATCAGTAAAGGTGCTGGCATGATCAAGCCGAATATGGCG of the Undibacterium sp. 5I1 genome contains:
- a CDS encoding diguanylate cyclase domain-containing protein, which encodes MNHQTSHYLNHQLSRHFSRQLVVLLILSMSLGLSYLLWKHEKNNALLEVRATLDFNVRDISGRIQQRMASSEQVLRGAQGVFTISESVQRKDFANYINMLQLGADHAGMEGVGIILSVASDSFEQHIAVMRQQTSGEYQIYPLPNPAITFAAPIIQLEPAIGRNRKMLGFDTYSDPVQKVAMERARDSGAIAVTAMLKLPAADNVPAQNGFYIYLPIYKDGSPHDTQETRRANLLGWVFAPFRVAEVMASLYGENPRATDICIYDGVEPTVANLMYDSATLRRDASVTKPARLDLNKVIKPQLLQATEYVSNGGRSWTIVMTSSSGVEKAIGNDKSTLIAASGILLSALLSVLAWVLLSGRERALTLAREMTKELRESEARFRYLAQYDELSGLPNRAMFKDRLRHAIVQAKRDKSLLALMYLDLDKFKPINDNLGHHVGDMLLRAVAERMQQCVRESDTVARMGGDEFMILLPVIELEQDALLVAEKIRATISEPFEVSGGHILQVSCSIGIALYPQHGNDEIELSKNADNAMYRAKELGRDRVKVFDPA
- a CDS encoding IclR family transcriptional regulator, producing MQNLIKPDQKSLSAASTQAKEDRHFVTALARGLELLACFRSGDKALGNQELAERCKLPKSTVSRLTYTLTKTGHLDYVASMGKYRLGSATLALGSAMLARLDVRQLARPLMQELADFSQGMVSLGMRDRLSMIYVENCRSQTALTLSLDIGSRIPLASTAMGRAYLAAVKADERHEILELIRQADEAQWPAVQEGIQQSLDEYDQLTCCTSFGSWQKDVNAIAVAFYPGNGMAPVSVNCGGPAFSLSPDFLLNEVRPRLLELVQRLRIALGNTN
- a CDS encoding 3-hydroxyacyl-CoA dehydrogenase; this translates as MNENKQAAGAPSTRPAFNSGDLIVGVIGCGVMGRGIAQIAALAGTQVKLVDSRAGAAEAARQELIVTFSKLVEKGRLTQAAADAAEQCLHACNQLPDLADAHMIVEAIVEDLTAKKTLFHQLESIISPTTILATNTSSLSVTAIAAGLQFPQRVAGFHFFNPVPLMKIVEAIGGFLTDPTIVDYLIALGTHWGHATVRAKDTPGFIVNHAGRGYGTEGLRILAENTTDIPTLDQILRDCAGFKLGPCELMDLTGLDVSHPVMESIYQQYYEEPRFRPQGLTRQMLTAGVIGKKVGQGFYQYDNAGKKISVDSAKQSSLLPSSIWISPADKATSAEIRTLIIQLATQAGVAIELHDRPSTTALCIVTPLGEDASTCCADHALDASRTVAVESLFDFSKRRVVMTTPATTPSYRAMACGLLGADGAAVSVIRDSAGLVAQRVVAHIINIASDIAQQAIASPTDIDRAVKLGLGYPHGPLAWGDVIGAKTVLTILDNLLKQTGDPRYRASPWLKRRAHLGLSLHHEEA
- a CDS encoding acyl-CoA dehydrogenase family protein — its product is MNLHFTPEEQAFRHEVKQFIAASLPADIQHKVHNGLILERDDYVRWQQALHARGWGGSSWAKEFGGTGWSAVQKYIFEEECAAAGAPRIVPFGVKMVAPVIMAFGSPAQQQRFLPGILSGEEWWCQGYSEPGSGSDLASVKTSAQREGDHYLVNGQKTWTTQAQYADWIFCLVRTDNEVKPQRGISFLLIDMKSPGITVRPIITMDGAHEVNEVWFDNVKVPAENLVGEENAGWTYAKFLLGHERTNIAGIGIAKRELARLKRIASQETKNGKPLIEDPHFSLRIAQIQIDLNALEITNLRVLSAEEQRRTPGPEASILKIKGTEIQQAITELMTQAVGTYALPLRREAMAAGYDGEHAGPAYASSLAANYLNMRKLSIYGGSNEIQKNIIAQMILGL
- a CDS encoding acyl-CoA dehydrogenase family protein → MDFIFTEEQTMLQDATRRFIANEASFDIRRKTLEKPSHGFNPAIWQGFADLGLLALHMPEAEGGLDGTATDTLLVMSAIGEGLVLEPYLASAVLASKAIAAMGNAQQRANYLPQLASGAITAVLAHDEVSTRFDRLNVQTRATPVAGGYLLNGHKSVIPHGGSADILLVTARLPDQQLAVFIIPKDAAGLRVLSYATVDGVAAAELELDQVSVSASVMLDAASDTEVAIGNLLDIGLAAVCAEAIGVLDKLLAATIDYAKNRKQFGIVIGKFQALQHKMADMVLHIEQARSMVYLAAVSCEDPDLKSRSIALSSAKVVIGQACRFVGQQAVQLHGGMGVTDELNVSHYFKRLMAIELQFGSTDHHLEMVARSLTESLT